CCTCTAGCCTCAAGCTTGCAGCGAAGGTCTCCACCCTTCATTTCGCTGCTACCTGTTTCTGAGGTGTCCGTTGTGTCTGCTTTATCTGGCTTGCGTGTCCTCGATCTGTCCCGCATTCTGGCCGGCCCCTGGGCGGGGCAGTTGCTGGGTGATCTGGGTGCGGATGTGGTCAAGATCGAACGCCCGCAGGGCGGCGATGATACGCGTGCCTGGGGGCCGCCATACCTGAAGGACAGCGCCGGATGCGACACCTCGGAAGCAGCCTATTTCCTCAGTGCCAACCGCAACAAGCGTTCGCTGGCAATCGACTTTACCCAGCCAGCCGGTCAGGCTGAGCTGAAGCGTCTGGTGGCCAAAGCAGATGTACTGATCGAGAACTTCAAGGTCGGCGGCCTGGCGGCCTATGGGCTGGACTACGCCAGCCTGCAGGCACTCAACCCGCGGCTGATCTATTGCTCGGTCACCGGGTTTGGCCAGACCGGGCCTTATGCCGCCCGGGCCGGTTACGATTTCATGATCCAGGGGTTGGGCGGCTTGATGAGTGTGACCGGGCAGCCCGACGGTGAGCCGGGTGCCGGGCCGCTCAAGGTCGGGGTTGCGCTCACCGATGTGTTGACCGGCCTTTACGCCAGCAACGCAATTCTTGCGGCATTGGCCGAGCGCGAGAAAAGCGGTCTGGGTCAGCATATCGATCTGGCACTGCTGGACGTGCAGGTCGCCAGCCTGGCCAATCAGGCACTGAACTACCTGACCACCGGCCAGGTACCGCAGCGCCTTGGCAATGCCCATCCGAACATTGTGCCCTATCAGGATTTTCCCACCGCAGATGGCAATGTCATTCTTACCGTCGGTAACGACAGTCAGTTCCGCGCCTTCGCCGCTGCTGTCGGGCAGGCGCAATGGGCGGATGATCCGCGCTTTGCCAGCAATGCATCCCGGGTCGCCCATCGCGACGAATTGATCCCCTTGATCCGCCAGCAAACGGTGTTTCGTACCACGGATGAGTGGGTCCGTTTGTTGCAGGAGGCGGGGGTGCCCTGTGGGCCGATCAATGATCTGCAGCAGGTATTCGCTGACTCGCAGGTGCAGGCCAGGGAGTTGCTGCTGCCGATGCCGCATCCGCTGAGTGGCCAGGTCAGCCTGGTGGCTAATCCGATCCGTTTGTCACGCACACCGGTCAGCTATCGCCATGCGCCCCCACTGCTGAACGCCGATGCCGCCGCTGTGCGAAGAGACTGGTTGGGCGACAGTGAGGTATGAGCCAGCCTGATGGCCACCCGACACGCGGTGCCGTGGTGGCCAGAGATGAACTCATGTCGGAATCAGTAATACCGGTTGGCGGCTTTCGCGTACAACGGATTCTGCGGTGCTGCCAATCAACAGATCCTGGATTGGGGTATTGCCGCGCTTGCCGATAATCAGGAGTGCAGCCTTTTCCTCGCTGGCGGTTTTGACGAGCTGGTCGGTTGCGTCGCCCTTGAGACGGCGTGTAGCAACATTGCTGAACGCGCTACTCAGGTTGCTCAGGCTGCGATGGGCTTCTTCTTCGTCATCGTGTTCGTCAGCATCCACCCACAAGGCCAGGCCATGGTTGCCCTGCCGGACAAAGCCTTCGAACCAGTGTTGGGCCGCTTTGGCCGGTGCCGAACCATCGGTGCCCAGAATGATCGGGGCGCCGGGTTCGGCAATGGCGCCGTCACTGGCGATTACCAGCAATGGAATTCGGGTCATGCGCGCCAGGTTGATGACAATATTGCCGATGAGGACTTCGCGGCTGGCGGAATGGCTGCGATTCAGGGCAATGATGCCGTCGGCAGCGCGGGTTTTGGCCACCTCGAGAATTTCCGAGGCGGCAAAACCACTGCGGACAACATAGTCGACAGCAATGCCCAGATCGGCGGATAGCTGCTCGGCCAGATGCTTCAGATGGCCTTCTGCGGCACCGGGCTGGTCACGCGTGCGCTGACGCTTGAAGCTTTCAACCACATGCACCAGGGTTAAATGTTCCAATCCAGCCAGCAATTTTATCGCTGGCAGGTACTCCAGCGTCCGGTCCCATTCCGGTGAATAATCCACTCCGACAATACAATGCTTCAGCATGGGGCATCTCCTGATTGTCTGTCATTGCTTTCTTGCAGTGTGGCATCAGCGGGAGATTTTTCCATGATCTGGGTCAGCTTCAGTCGGATGGCCTTAACGGCAATCGGCGGCTACCCAGCGAGCAATTTCGGTATGACGGGTTTCAACCTGCCCGGTCATGTCCTGCATGCCGGGTGGTAGTTCATTTGACTTGGTATTCAGTGTGCCGTTACCCGTGAAGGTGTGGCGCATCTCACGCGCACTGGTCATAACGACCTCACCCTCAATATCTCCGGTAAAACCTTCCTCACCATCACAGGTGCCGGCAAATGCCAAGCGGTCGCCACCGCGTTCGGTCAATTCAATGCTGCAGCCGGGCATGTCGCGCAGAAGGTCTTGCAGCAGGGCGTCGGCATCGGAAAAGGTAGCCAGATCATCGTTGGTGACGCATTCGTGATTCACCTGATCCTCATCCTGCTGCATCATGGCTTCCATCATTGCCCGTTGTTCTTCCGGCAACTGGCTGAGGGCCTGGCGCTGGGCTTCGCGAATCGCGGACATCATGTCCTGACCATTGATCAGAGTGGTGGTTTCAACCTGCCACAGGCCGGTTTCCGGCAATGGCGAGATATCCTGAGCCTGGGCGTTGAGCAGAATACCGCCAGCCAGGCAGGCGATAAGGGATTTGGTAGCTGACTGCCACATGGGGCAACTCCTTTTGGTCGTGGGTTGGTGCAGGGCCCTGACGGCCGCTGACATCTGACTATAGGAGTTTGTTGGACTACCGGCAACTGTGTGGGAGAGAGGGTGTCGGCGCCAGATCAAGCTGGCGCCGGTATAGACGCTGTCTCAGCCGCCAAACAGGGCCGGCTTTTCCTGACCCTTGCGGCGATTGTTGCGCGCCGGCTTTTCTTCCGGATCGGGAACGGCGCGATTGCCGAAGGCTTGCAGACGGCGCTCGCGCGCTACGGCGTCATCGGGCTCACTGATCAC
This sequence is a window from Halopseudomonas salegens. Protein-coding genes within it:
- a CDS encoding CaiB/BaiF CoA transferase family protein, whose product is MSALSGLRVLDLSRILAGPWAGQLLGDLGADVVKIERPQGGDDTRAWGPPYLKDSAGCDTSEAAYFLSANRNKRSLAIDFTQPAGQAELKRLVAKADVLIENFKVGGLAAYGLDYASLQALNPRLIYCSVTGFGQTGPYAARAGYDFMIQGLGGLMSVTGQPDGEPGAGPLKVGVALTDVLTGLYASNAILAALAEREKSGLGQHIDLALLDVQVASLANQALNYLTTGQVPQRLGNAHPNIVPYQDFPTADGNVILTVGNDSQFRAFAAAVGQAQWADDPRFASNASRVAHRDELIPLIRQQTVFRTTDEWVRLLQEAGVPCGPINDLQQVFADSQVQARELLLPMPHPLSGQVSLVANPIRLSRTPVSYRHAPPLLNADAAAVRRDWLGDSEV
- a CDS encoding universal stress protein, translating into MLKHCIVGVDYSPEWDRTLEYLPAIKLLAGLEHLTLVHVVESFKRQRTRDQPGAAEGHLKHLAEQLSADLGIAVDYVVRSGFAASEILEVAKTRAADGIIALNRSHSASREVLIGNIVINLARMTRIPLLVIASDGAIAEPGAPIILGTDGSAPAKAAQHWFEGFVRQGNHGLALWVDADEHDDEEEAHRSLSNLSSAFSNVATRRLKGDATDQLVKTASEEKAALLIIGKRGNTPIQDLLIGSTAESVVRESRQPVLLIPT
- a CDS encoding DUF3617 family protein, with the protein product MWQSATKSLIACLAGGILLNAQAQDISPLPETGLWQVETTTLINGQDMMSAIREAQRQALSQLPEEQRAMMEAMMQQDEDQVNHECVTNDDLATFSDADALLQDLLRDMPGCSIELTERGGDRLAFAGTCDGEEGFTGDIEGEVVMTSAREMRHTFTGNGTLNTKSNELPPGMQDMTGQVETRHTEIARWVAADCR